In the genome of Engraulis encrasicolus isolate BLACKSEA-1 chromosome 21, IST_EnEncr_1.0, whole genome shotgun sequence, the window TTTAATACTCACTGGCAGTAACTGTCCTCTGTAGTAGGGTGTCCCTCTCAGCAGTGATGGCATCACATCTCTCCTGTAACTGAGATTTGTCTCTAGTCAGACTGGCATATCTATCTTGGAGCTGAGATTTCTCTCTATTAACACGGTCATATCGTTCTTGTAAACTAGATTTCTCATTGCTCAGGGTGTTGTACTTGGTCTCTAACTGGGAACTACGACTGGTTAGGCTATTGTATCTAGTCTCCAACTGGGATTTCTCTCTGCTCAAAGTGTTGTAGTTGGTCTCTAACAGGGATTTCTCTCTGCTTAGGATACCGCAGCTGGCATCTGTTGTTTTGAGCCACAATACTCCGAGTCCGATGCTGATGGCCAACAGAAGACACAACACTCCaaggcacaccacagcacacctgtAACGCACTAATGAAAAACACACAGTATAAGGTGGATACAGGTGAATTGGGTCGCTTTTTCACatcaatgcaaacatgttatCACTGGACATTCGTTAGGAGATATTTCATTAATAAAGACAAGaagtagaaaaaaaataatattcacCGATATTTGAGCTGCATGGTCCTGTCTTCTTCGGTGGAGTGCGGCTGACTACGTTAGCATAAATGTTTTCTTCCCTTGGTTGGTGGTCATCACTCTTGTCTCGCAGTTCAATATCTTCGGACATTTCTACAGTATTTAGACTCTTACATTTGGAGTAGTAGACTAAAACTTAACTGGCTCGTGAAGAGGCTACCGGAGACTGCCGTGCTCTGGCTCTGTGGTGTGCCTTTTGACCATATTTCAACTTAAAATAGTTCAACAGGAAGTTGAAACTAGGTGAAACATGTTTTCTCTCTAATATTGTGCCTAATATCAGCATATCATTAGCTTGTGTTGTCTTTTCAAACGTAATGTCTCAGCCGTAACAGTTTGGCCCAGATCAATCCAATGAAGTTTAtcaaatgtgtatttgtgtatttgtaggcctacatttcacccCTTTACATTAATCATGACTTTTAATGAGGCCCTCTGTCTGTACTGTCAGTAGCCGTTGGCATCAAACTTGACACCCTCCCCCTCTACTCTACCGCCTCTGTGCTCTTCCCCACTGACGACAGACAATCTGCAGTAAGAGTTTTTTCACCTTTGGTTAGTAATACGTCTCCTCCACTCTTTGTGATTTGACTTTTGAAGTGTCTTTTCAGCGATAATTTAATACATGAGAATGTGAATGTAACACACGGTAGAGACTGCACTGCTACACCTGCGAccagttcgattccggcctgggtcctttgctggcctttctccgtctctctctctctctctctctctctctctctctctctctctctctctctctctctctctctctctctctctctccacttgcttcctgtttgtcctccactatcctgtcacatGTAAAAGCCCGAACAATATCTTTTAACAACAAAAATGTAACACTTGCTAAATATGCAATACATGCATTGATATTTTTATTCAAAGTAGTTCAAATCATTTGAATTCAGACCAGGTTCAGAAAAGGTGTCTGCGTACTGTATCTGTTGATCGGAATTAAATGCGGCTGTCATTCTTTAGCTATGCAAAGGACAATGGGCCCACAGGCTCCAAGGGCCCAAGAAAGGGCCTACCAGGGGCCACAGGCTCCAAGGGGTCAAGGAAGGGCCTACCAGGGAGAGTAAAATCTAGAAAATACTACTATTTCATTAGATAAATTGcatgagttttttttaaaaactgttaatGGCTTCCTAATATTACAATATTTTGGTGTCTGTACAACAGCAGCCTAAAAACTAATTACACGGTTTGTTTGGTGCTTTACACTTCTAAGTCATGTGTCTTCCTTACTAAGAGGCAGGTTCTGGTCAGAAGTAAAAATCCACCTTTGCACTGCCTTTTGAAAACGTCCAACATTTCAATAGCCTAGTAAGCTAGACAAACACAACCGTCAGAACCCCCCTGGCGGGCTGATCTAGCACTGCACCATTGGAGATAATCTATAAGTacacaaaatctgcccccatgtTAACCCTCTATCTAGTTTTTTTTCTGAGACCCAGAAAGGTTCAGGACCCTGAGTTTAGTTTACAGGGTGTCAAACTAAAATGTACCAGTGGCATTTTCTAATTCCTGGGAAACATCAGCAATGACAAACAATGACATGTTTGAGAGAACATGTACAACGTGGTCTTGTATGACTACCAGCATTTTACACTGGCCCATGCAGTGAAATGCGTTTGAGGTGCTCAATCAGCCTTAGAAAAACATGCTGGCCATAGGCCATAGGAAGCAatgcctctgctgtgtgtgtgtgtgtgtgtgtgtgtgtgtgtgtgtgtgtgtgtgtgtgtgtgtgtgtgtgtgtgtgtgtgtgtgtgtgtgtgtgtgtgtgtgtgtgtgtgtgtgtgtgtgtgtgtgtgtgtgtgtgtgtgtgtgtgtgtgtgtgtgtgtgtgtgtgttctagtagGCTGCTTTTATGTGCTGCTGATGTCAATGTGTGTGGACACTAAACATGTGAGTGTGAACCTTACACAGTATGCACAGTTAGCACAGTATGTCATTTCAGTCTGGGTAAATGTCTCATAGAAGACATTCTCCAAAtagaaatgtactcagagagtgcagacctccaccaaagaggctgtttgatagaacattggaCTATGTTACAGTACACTATTTtttgaagtctttctgctttcaatggtgaagaatctttacaaAATTCCTGGTTCCGctttgtgatccagatcaccaccaaaatgtaatcacttgctcATTGGGTAAtttcctgctgacaaacagccagacagacaaacaggcagacaaacaaacagacagacaaacagacagacggacaaaccaaCTCGACGGAGAACATAACCCcactggcggaggtaataaggtgtttaaatgtcaatgtgtgtgtgtgtgtgtgtgtgtgtgtgtgtgtgtgtgtgtgtgtgtgtgtgtgtgtgtgtgtgtgagtgtgtgtgtgctcccgctCACATCTCTAACCTCCAGGAGAGTCTGACCCCTGGTGACCCTCGCGACCTATTGGACGCTTTGCTGGAGGGGCGGGGCTCCGACAGAGACGTTGGCCTATCAGACGACCACGTgctgacacacgtgcacacacacacacacacacacacacacacacacacacacacacacacacacacacacacacacacagacacacacacacacacacacacacacacacacacacacacacacacacacacacacacacacacacacacacacacacacacactcactgctacagacacacacacacacacacacacacacacacacacacacacacacacacacacacacacacacacacacacacacacacacactgctacacacacacacacacacacacacacacacacactgctactttCACATGTACCTATTTAGCATGATGTGTGAGTGAAGTACTAAGGATAGGGCTTGTTAGCCCTCTGCTAATACCACACGTAGTCGTGCAAGACACTaggtaactaacacacacacacacacatgcagagctgTTTATACACAGGACCCCACCAGAATGTGCTGCAACACAACTGtgccattacattaaaatacatgATACTATTATAGACTAGTTTTGTAATTGTATACTTTTACATTttcatgttatattatgttacacATTTCTCCAACTTCACGTGTTGATTTCTTCAGTATCGGCGGCCATCCTGTTGCCAAGGGAACTCGAGTGCTGGTGAACATGTGGGCCATCCACCATGACCCTCAGCAGTGGGAACAACCAGACACGTTCAGACcaggtaacacaaacacacacacacacacacacacacacgaccctcaGCAGTGGGAACAACCAGACACTTTcagaccaggtaacacacacacacgcacgcacgcacgcacgcacgcacgcacgcacgcacgcacgcacacacacacacacacacacacacacacacacacacacacacacgaccctcaGCAGTGGGAACAACCAGACACTTTcagaccaggtaacacacacacacacacacacacacacacacacacacacacacacacacacacacacacacatgaaaaaccattcaaaaacacaagcacaaaaatacacactcacacacatacatactgtatattcatattGGGGGCCGCCGCCCTGGTTTGGGGGTGCCCCCCTGAGCGGTAGCCACTGTGCTCTAATTTCCCTATGGGGATTaatagttactctactctactctgctctactctactctactaaaagcCCCAGTCCTTCAAAGACTCTCGCTTTCTCgcagaaacaaaaaaacacagaaaaacacatacaTCATTTTCACTTCCCCTCCAGACCGTTTCCTTGACGACTCGGGCCAGAGGGTGGTTCCGCCCTCTTTCCTGCCCTTTGGGGCGGGGCCTCGGGTCTGCGTCGGCGAATCGCTGGCCAGGATGGAGCTCTTCCTGTTCATGTCTCGCCTCCTGCAGCGCTGTCAGCTCAGTGCGCCGCGCGGGGCCTCCCTGCCTGACCTGCAGGGGCGATACGGGGTCGTGCTACAGCCACCAAAGTACACAGTCACCATCAAGGCCCGAAACTGacactcatggtgtgtgtgtgtgtgtgtgtgtgtgtgtgtgtgtgtgtgtgtatgcatgtgcatgtccatgtCCCTAGTGTGGAGCAGGAAAGTTAAATATTCTGTGGGTGAagaatagtgagtgtgtgtgtgtgcctgtgtggactgtacatgtgtgtgccaaGTGTATGGGACCAGGCAATCTAAATATTGTGTGTACAATaaagcatgtgtgcttgtgtgtgtgtgtatgtgtgtgtgtgctcctgtgtgtgcgcctgcaccattccatatctactgtatatatttttatatttatgtTATCTGTAAGGAAGTTAATGACTCTAACCTCTACACTAACATTCCTACAATAAACTTTCCTAACACTAAAGATGTATGCAGTCAAGATGTGTCAGTTGACATGTGTGACTACTAATGTTGGATGGATGAGAGGACACCACACTTACCTGCTGAGACCCTGGGCCAGCACAAGAAGGACGGCATCCATTGGCGGACGAGCACGGCCTTCAGAGCCTTTCGCTCTCCTCCGAAGTTCACCGTTGTGGGGGAAGCCCTAGGCGAAACACATCAAATCCAAAGGCCCAGTGTACATCCACATACATGGCCACACCAGGTCATGGTCCATGTAcagcagtggtggggaacctactgtatgtctcgagggccatttacggccctttaGACCGTCTTATCCGGACCCCGAGACAATATCAATAttgggtaacgctttagaataaggttcttctaataagcgtttatagtcactagtaagcaggtagtaatatccttacaagtgcccaataacatgcttattaactttgttaacatgcttattaatgttgttaacatctgatgagtaactttatttgagtaaaagcatgaaaatcggtacacatggcagtcATCTTGAAAATGTAGTTTTTTTCGTGacacctccatatctagtattagtcagcatatcaagatggatatgtgtaccgatgtaaataataagacaaaaaaaataaaccaccataaacacataataagcagctcaTAAAATgtcaataagcatgttattgggcaattgtaagggtattactacctgcttactagtgactataaacgcttattagaagaaccttattct includes:
- the LOC134437366 gene encoding steroid 17-alpha-hydroxylase/17,20 lyase-like, with amino-acid sequence MCVDTKHESLTPGDPRDLLDALLEGRGSDRDVGLSDDHVLTHVIGGHPVAKGTRVLVNMWAIHHDPQQWEQPDTFRPDRFLDDSGQRVVPPSFLPFGAGPRVCVGESLARMELFLFMSRLLQRCQLSAPRGASLPDLQGRYGVVLQPPKYTVTIKARN